ctgtggccccttcCGACGAtaccaaacaggcaggatataaccacgcccacattgccaaagcacagcccccacaccactagacggacaacttcaaccaccaacctactatcctgagacaagccCGAGTATAGGCCAAGGAAGATttcccccacggcacgaacccaagggggggcaccaacccggacaggaaaatcacgtcagtgactcaacccactcaagtgacgcaccatcatctttgaaatgcaagagaaaggccataatgttcTATTAcagcccaggcacaatttagattttggccacaggatggcagcagtgtatggcAACGTTTAAGACTaattcaatgaaccattgcatttctgtttaaAAGACTGgcaaaatgtgcctaattggtttgttaatacattttcaagctCATAACGGTGCACTCTCCTAAAACAATAGCaaggtattatttcactgtaatagctactgtaaattggacagtgcagttatattaacaagaatttaagctttctgcagATATCAGATATTTCTATGTCCTGGGACATTTTCTTGTTACTTATAACCTCatactaatcacattagcctTTGTTAGCTAAAccatcctgtgggggggggggtcccgtAGAAGATAACCACCTACCCTACCATCAATGTGAATTTAAGTCAATGCATGTTTCACATTCAATGTTAAAAATAATCTGAATAACTTTCCGCTAAGTGTGAATACATGAataccttcccctctctctcaacctctattcCTTACAGGAGTTTGTTTACGAAGTTCCACACGACCAGCTGGCAAAGAAAACCCTGGAGATCTCTGTATGGGACTACGATCTGGGGATGAGCAACGACTTCATAGGTAAGTGAACGGGGGAGTgagtgaaaggaggagaggaggtagagagctAGAAATATAGCTAAAGAAAATTATTTAATAGAATTTGGGCGTGCGAGGAGGAGAGCAACGCAGGCCACAGTGTGATGACAAAGACGTCATAGGGAAAAAAGAGGAAGGGAGTGAGTGAAAGGAGGAGAAGTAGTGAATGAATGGAAGAactgaagagggggatgagataAAAACGAGCAGAAAAGAGGGAAAGGACTGTATGTGGAGAAGCAAGAGCATTGGGAAATGAATATGAGAGCGACAGAAAGGAGTCCTCAAACCCTCGACGGGGTGAAACGCCGGATTCACACGGCTTTGTGAGGCACTAAACGGCTCTGACGGGGCCCGGCGTGTACTGTATATCACAGAAGGCAGGCGCTTCGGCGCgggggggagtgagggagaactGGTGGGGAGTCAGCTGGAGGAGAATGGATTGCCTCCCAGGGAGCTGGAAGGGTCTTGAGATCAAAGTGTTTTACTCCCGTCTGGAGGCTCCCTGTAACAGTCGCTCTCTCATTCCGACTGTCTCCCTCGtgccctctctatcgctctctccctccctatcgctctctctctctctctctctctctctctctctctctctctctctctctctctctctctctatcgctctctccctctctatcgctctctttctcaaCTCACACTTTCTATTTATCCCAGGcctgctctctctttcacacgcacactcaatctctccctcatgccccccccctctctctctctctctctctctctctctctctctcatctctctctctctcctctctctctctctctcatgctttttctctctctctctctctctccatttttctttctctccctctctctcgagcTGGGGCCATAATGTTTGTGAGTTATTACCCACGCCAGAAGAGTAGGGGGAAGCGGCCATCGCTCTGACACACTGGTCTGTTATCAAGACTGTTGACTGTTATCATTGTGGTGTAATGGCCAACATGCATGACGGCATAGATCTGTTAGCACTGCGGCAAAGGCCCATGATACCGGGAGAGACAAGAGGAaggggggaaagagaaaggggggagagaccgagaggggggAAAAAAGGGATAATACAGATTaggcagagggagaaacaaaTGCGGTGACAAATACTCTCTGTAAAGGTCAGGAAGAATGATGGAAGAAGAAGACAAGGAGAAGGGATGGAAAAATCAAAGAAAGAAATAGAGTAAtcaaggaaggaagagagataggaggagagacggagcgagagtgGCAGTGTCCCCACCCTGATTTGTGGGAGCAATTGATGTGCGGACTGGACCTCTCGTTTTGCACAAAGACAGAGGTGtcgaggagggaggagaaggggaggaacagaagaggaggaaaagagagagagggagtgggacgGCCTCCACCAGGTCCTCCCTCATTCATCCCATCCGTCAGTGTTTCTCTCTCGCCTTTCTTTCTCACGTCCCACGCCGCGTCACACTGTCGCCCTCCGTTTGTCACCCACAGCCCTCCGGGCTCAGGGAACACGGTATCGCAATATGTGCacgtgtgtggaggggggggtgtcagggaagggaaaggaaaggagagatgggatTGGAATGTCATTAGGGGGGTATGTGAGTGGCCTAGAAAAACTCAGCaaacagattgtgtgtgtgtgtgtgtgtgtgtgtgtgtgtgtgtgtgtgtgtgtgtgtgtgtgtgtgtgtgtgtgtgtgtgtgtgtgtgtgtgtgtgtgtgtgtgtgtgtgtgtgtgtgtgtgtgtgtgtgtgtgtgtgtgtgtgtgtgtacaactgtgtgtgtgtctgtgtttggagGTGGCAAGAATGAGAAGGGGTCATTAGGAAGGTACGTGGGAAGAGTATTCCAACACACTTGCTCTCTGAAACTTGGGCGCTACGAGGGGGCAAGGTGTGTTTGCGCACATACAATTACACACATCCCACTAGGCAAaccactggttgaatcaatgttgtttcctcatcatttcaattaaattacattgaaccaacatggaatagataTTGAATTGAGGCTTGTGCCcagtgagatgtgtgtgtgtgtttgtgtttttataCGTGTGAGGACTGTGCGTGTCTGTCTtgatatgtgtctgtctggttccAAGGGAGTGTGAGTTACGTAAGGGAACAGTATTAACCTCCCCCACACTTCTCACTGTATCTGAGTTTAATGCCAAGGCTTAGTGGGGCCACAGATGAGCTATTGAGAGTGTTTGAGGTGTTGTGAAAGCCGGCGTCTGCAAAATACTGTGTTTAAAACTTCACACTCCATCAACTATGCAATCACAGCCAGGAAAACCACTATCTGTCAGATGACCCTCCCAGGgatgactctctttctctcctcatctctctctctctctctctctctcctatctgtcaATTAATCAATATTtatcaatcccccccccccccgcttttcttaatctctcccccttttcttgctgttctctccctccttgtgtgtctccctgtgtgtccctCTGCgggtctgtctgcgtgtgtctctctctctcccttccaccttctacctccctctctcacaggTGGAGTTGAACTGGGCATAAATGCCAAGGGAGTGAGGCTGAAACATTGGTTTGAGTGTCTCAAACACATCGGCAAGAAAGTTGAGTACTGGCACACCCTCACGCAGCAAGGAGCCCCTCCGGAGCCCCCCCCGCAGTGactgactcacacacactttATCGCAATCATTAAATGATAATCAATGAATGGTGAAGAAAGAACAAAATAATAAAGTAACAAAGTAATAATAGTGATAAAACATGCAATAATGAGACGGATAATGatgatataataataacaatattaattataatacaaataataatagtGGGTAATTATCCCAATTTAGATTGTTTTCTAAGTAagtacatttgtgaaaatgtccCTCATTGAAATGTTTAACGTGAAAGTGCTAACCAATTTGACCTTGGCCCTCAATATTGTGACGTCACTTGCATTTCAGCCATTCAAATGTACATGAACAGTGTATAACCTCTTACTTGCACTGTAAACTCCAATACTGGAACAGTCTGTGAGCGCCTGTGGGCCCATTGCCCAACAAGGTCTTGTTACGAACGTTGGAATCGCCAGGTTGTTTCTACCAGGGATGCAGTTGAAAAAGGTGGGTAAAAGATGACTGGCATCTAGCAGCGCTAATGCTAACTGCTCTCACTGTTCTAGGACGTATGGGCAACTGCATACTTGGTGTGTCTCTGAAAGTGGCCGTGGCGAATAAAGTGGGTGGATCGACAGCGATGGGTGTGACATCAGCGCTCTGTTATTGGTTAGACGGTTTTGACTGAGCGgtgttgttttttttcttctctcgcTTCTTCGTTGCTTGGACTTCACTTTTGAAGCCAGAAGATGAGTCCAAATTGTATTTCACCGCTACAAAGAATTGTATGTTTTCAGTGAATAAAACTGACaacattaaaaaatatttttcattaAAAGTACTGATGATGGGTGTACTGTTGCTTGtatgtgttgtgtctgtgtgcttACTGTGACTGTCACCCGGATGTTGGCTACAATAAGTAACTACTTCCCACACCTTTGTGGGACAAAAGTGCTTAGCGAGCGGAAGCGAAGGACACTGTGTCCCGGTGTTGTTGCCGTTCATGCCCTCCCCTATTGAGTAGACCGTATCAATGTGACACCGAGATAGTTAGCAATATTTGTTATGTATTGTGTAGATTGCCATCCTacttgaaataaaaataatgagaGGGCAAAAAATGGCCGTGCTAGCTACTGCTGGCGACACAGCTGATACAGCTGCCTAGTGGGAAGCGCCCTCAGGTTGGCAGACACCTCGATACAACAGTAACGGTACGCAAGTCATTCTCACTGGCTTATACACTCCTCGTGCGGCCCAATCAGCCATGCAAAACGATCTTTAGCGCCAATAAATCTGCCTAATTAGCTGATTCACTTTCCACTAACCTACTTGTGTTGATCCAACCACTTCTTTTGTGTTCTTGTGTTGATCCAACCACTTCACGTCCACTTTCAGACACACTCCACGTATGCAGTTACCCATGACTCAGTTCTAGCATTGATTGTGCCAACAGCGCTAACAATGCTAACAGTACTAACAGCGCTAACAGTACTAACAGCGCTAGCAATGCTAACAGTACTAACAGCGCTAACAGTGCTAGTGCTAATTTAGCGTAATAGGTGTGAAAACAGTATTCACCAAGGTGCGTTAACAGCATTAGCATGTGTATACCCTCCTCTGCATCCCTGATTTACTTCACAAAGTACCCAAGTGATGAGGACAAGTTGGATAAGTCACCTACTATAGATTTTTTATTATGGTGGTTCTCGCTCTGATGAAAACTGGCACACCATAGTGATAAAGCACAAAAGGTTCCGTCTGACTGTACTGTCACTGTGTACTTGTCCGATGTCTGTACGTGATGACAGTGGGTGTCTGTATATCCCCATATcttcctgtgtgtatgtgtctttgtgtgtgagtgacttgttgtgtgtgcatacatttagcatacaaatgtgtgtgtgtgtgaacatgcgTTGTGCATGCGCGCGTGTGGGTTTGACTGTAAGCGTGTCTCGTCCTTCTCCAAATGTCTCCATCCGTGAACCCTGAAGCATGGAGCTGTGAAGAAAGACAGAACAAAAGAGACGAGACTCACTCCTACAGTACGAGACTCACTCCTACAGTACGAGACTGACTCCTATGTTTCCTGGATGTCCCCATGGTCTAACAAACTGATGTCCTGTCACATGTGCAACAGTATGGCTGGCAGTCCAGTGAGTCAATTTTCCTTGGTGACAGTCACACAAGATAACCCTCAGTCTGAATTATTCTCTGACCCCTGCTCTGTGCCCTTTGACCTTTGAATTTTAGTTAATTGAAAGCTAGAGAGCACAGAGAGATTTCTGCGGCAGTCTCAAACAAACTATAGCCCCCTACTCTAAAGAGGGGTTATCAGAGGTTATCAAATACCAACTattgggtgtgcaggcttttgctccagctCCAGCCTAATGCAGTCTGGACAACAATAAGTGTCATCGGGTGTGTTCATGCTGGCCTGGAATAAAAGCATGAACATCCCAGTAGCTCTCGAGGAGAgtttccttctagttctctgcgcCCTTACGGTAAGATTATATTTATAAATGACTGGATTTTTTTCAATTTCGGTGAGTCTCTTGTAGACATTCCAATGTTCCATCTTGgagaaaaaaaataagaaaaaaacgATTTGTGTGAAAAATATGGCAAAAACTCCATCTATAGCCAAAGGAATAGGTTCATTTGACATTTGATCAATGTCTAAGATGGGGAATTCAAGAAGTGTCTAGGTCTAGGAGTTTAGGTCTAGAAGTGTCTAGTTCTAGGTCTACAAGTGTCTAGGTCTAGGAGTTTAGGGAACTATGCGAGAGAGACTACCCAGGCTGTTTTTATGAGAGAGCCATGGAGCTTAAAAGACTACCATGGGTTGGTTGGACAACAGAGTTCCCGGGGATGGACaacagagaccccccccccccctcccgccgCCTTGTGATGGATTTCccaagaggaaagagagattggCTGTGATGAATTATACTCAGCATGGCAACAATCCCTCCCAGAGGCTTGACCACTGGACTGTGTGGACAATCATGGACTAAAGTACCTGCAGGATCAAAGGATACCGACacaacgtttgtgtgtgtgtgtgcatgcttgcaagtgtgtgtgtgtgcgttgtgtacatgtctgtgtgtgtgtgcgtgttcatgcATTGAATCTGAACACACTCATGgacacccctctcccccaccctcccttgcaacaacaaaaaaaacactgcCATAACGTAGACAGTGACCTCTCACCATGGATTCCTTTACCAGAGACAGACCTCGAGGGGTTAACCACCCTAAGGACAGAGGCCCAATCCTGTGGCCCCTGGCTACAGTTTGGACACCTTATAGTTCCAACGTTGGTCCACTAAAGCACACTATTACCCTgttcacactactgagccaaaCACAGCCAAGTCAAGCCAAGCTGTACTGCACTGGCCTGGTAACTCATCTACTGTAGTTGCTTGAATGAAAAAAGGACAATGTGAAAAGAAAATTACCCAGGCCAGCACAGTATGGTTTGGGTCAGCCCGTGTAGTGTGAATTAGACATCTCAGTCAGTCAACAGTCACCTGGACTTTTTCTTACTTTCTAATCGTTGTCTGGGATCTCTGTGTTTGTAAATCTGTACTTGGACAAAAGTGTGAATGAGGGAATCATGACGGAtagcaaaaaacaaaacaaataaaaccGATTCAACATGGCTCGAGGTCAAATGTGACACGGATCGTGGATCATCAAAGCTAGGGACTTAACTCTGAGACCACGTGTGAGAAGTTCAGCTCGTCTGGTCTTTTGCGGTCACCAAGAACACACGTTGAGGGACCTTGACAAAgatggtggtggagtggagagggCGGAATCTGTTCTTCTCTATGCACACTAATGACACAGAAATCCTCTCCACGCGCAGCAACAACAGTGAAGTTGATAATCAATTGATAAACATCTCCGATGTCACTCCGTGATATGTTGTCAAAGATGCATTCATGGGTTTTTTTGTACGCAATACTGAGTATGTATAcaaacgggtgggtctaatcctgaatgctgattggttaaaaccgcatcccagccggtgtctattccacaagttacttAGTATGTATGTACTTCCCTCTCCGGGATATTCCTTATCATGTGAAGCCAGGCTTGGACTTGGAGATATTTCTTATCTTGTCCAGGTGATCTGATTGGTTTATTTTCACTCagattctctctatctcttttacTTGTTGTCGGTCAAGCCAACTTGACTTTGTTCATCATGTGACAAAAACAAACCATATGCATCATCACATTCTAATAAAGAATTGCATGTGTAACGATTGTCATATATATGCACATGTAACTAACATTAATCAATGGCAATTTCTTTATGGTTGACATCATTGACATGGTATCATCAATCAAATCTGTTTGAGCTATCATCGCTGATGTGTACTCGTTGGTTTGTAATttttgtttgtaaaaaaaaataattcagGGTAAGTTGCTCAATTTGACGCTTTACTCGGTCCGCAGTTGCTTTAAAACCTTTAGCGTCGGGGAATGGGGAGACAGGGCGGAGCGGGAGGACTATTGTTACAGCATCCCTGTGTACTCACTGACGTAATGGCTATCTCTATGTGGAACATACGGTGTGATTGACATCCTGTGGTGAGTTTGTGGAACTACttttaaaaaaataaactgaACCCGTTTCAGTGACCTACTGTGTACGTTGTTGGACAGAAGAGTGATTTAAATAGCACATTCGTACAAAAAGATGTCCATACCACATGTGGAGAGATGTCAACTTTTATTGTTTGATAAGTCATGCATTTTGTGACAACCTATAGCAAGCCCCAGTCATTCTACGAAGTTACAATGAACATGTAACTTCATAGAAGGAAGTTGTCCTTTTCTTTTGCAAACATGGCTTTTTTTCTATATGCAtgctaccctctctccctctctcttcctccttctctcacgGCTCGGTCACTCGGCCCACAAACAGTGGGGCCTTGGCCTGGTCGCTCCACAGTATCATCAGGAAGGGTCTGAGGGctgagaaggaagagaaggagcgggagaaagagagggaagtggCCGCCCCAGCCTCCACACCTTCCTCCGTCAGGGAGAGGAAGGCCCGGTGGCGGGCTTCCGTCAGGAGCAACTCGTTGTCGGGGTAGAGGCCACACAGGTTGGTGCTGTCGAACAGCTCCGACAAACCTAAGGGAAGAAAGAGGTGTGGGAGTAAgaggagggagatatggagaaggagagcggAGAAGGGCagaaggtagagggaggtagaagaaagggagggagagaagtgagagaggcaAATCAAGAAACGCCAGAGTTGTTGGTTTAGGTTGACTTAGAACGACCCGGTGAAATCCATTGCTGCTCCTGGATGAAGACATTTTTGTTGTAGCCAAGCAAAAACATCTGGTTCAACTAATCAAGGGCTTGGTGGTTAGTTGGATCAGGTGGCCACAACAAAATGCACACTCTTATAATTCGAACAGTCAGGCAGCAGGTAAGCTataagacagacagatagacacgcATACAGACCGACCTATCTTCCTGAGCAGGGTGTTCATCTCGGTCCGGATGTCCAGTTTGATTTTGGGCAGAGTGACCTCGGTGGCCTGGGGAGACACCTGATTCATCTGCTCCACCATCTGGCTCACTGCCCTGTCCGTCATCTTCCCCTCCACCAATTGCAGGTCTGTGAGCTTGGTAGTGGGCGGGAGCAAGATGAACAAGCTACTTGCACCAGAGAGAGGGAACATCGCCACCTATGGGTGATTGACAAGGTTAGAATGTTACGTAGATCGTGTGTGATTGCTTACAGTGTATCTGTGCATgtaagtgtgggtgtgtgtaatcaAAATGGTTACCTGTGCCTTCACTGCCGGGACATATTGCACAGCCAATTTGTATTTGGCACTGTAGAGGACAGGCACCTTCACAGTATCACCATTCAGTTTCACAAATGGAAACATTTTGGATTTTGCATCAAATTTCATCTTCCATTGACCTGAAACAGAtattattataatccacatactCCATATCCACTAAAATAGACTATATCCTATCAGATAGATTGAGCATCGGTGCTTACCAAGAGCTTACTTggatcacacacatgcacaaacacacaaacaggatACTGACCATTGAAATACACAGCATTGAGGAGTAGCAGTTCGGTGTGGGCGGGAACAGAGTCGACCAGCTCTTTGATTTTATTATTTGTCTGCTTTGCAACCCAACTGTTGATCATTTCCACGTTTACCTCACTGCTATTGGTCAATTTGACTGGATCCGCATCATAGAACTGCATGGATTGGTTGGTAAAGGACTCACTCAACTTCATATCTGAGGGGGAGCGAGAGGGAATgtcagagaggtggacagacagacggatggacggacggtcagacagacagtgagttaaGGGGGGATGGCGACTCATGATTAAATTGACAATATACGACGAGAATTCAAAATGATATGTGGAGAACAAGCTATAATTATCATGAGTACTAATTGTGCTCTGGTAGTACTGGGGTTGTAATAGATCTGGGAGGCCATCTTCAGTGTGTCCTGAAGTTTCAGCTTCAGTTTCTTCATCTCGGAATGAACACAGAAGAAGtcgtgagacagacagagagccgtctccatgtctctccttgTCTTGCCACGAGCccctaatgagagagagagagagagagagagagagagagagagagagagagagaggatgaaacagTATGTATTTTATTTGGCCTTCCATGCATCAATCATTCAGTGAGAGTTGATATCAAGTGTTGCTTCATTTTCAAAAGAACTGAGGTCTAGAGTATGAGTGCAGTTGGACAACCTCTCCCCATGTTCCATTTTAAAGaaaccccaccctctctttcttaccTAGTAACAGGTGGGTTAACACCCCGCTGATGCTGATTGGAGAGAAGAGCAGGTTTTTCATGGGCTGTGATTGGCTGAGGTGGGCATAAAGCTTCATGGAGAACTCATTGAGGGATTCTCCTAGCATGGCCTCCCACGACCTGCTGGTCTCGTCCTGACACGATTCCCAGGGAGTCATGAACCCAACGCAGGAGTAAGGAAGAACGGTGGGCGCAGCTAAAAGAAATGGCAAACGAAGATTCGAATTTCAACAAATCAAGAGCATGACAGTGTCTTGAACATTGCAGGTGAGAGTCTAACATTTGGGCATTATGGCTATTTGGAACCAATTGATGTTACATTTGCGAATTACACAAATTTATTAACAAATGTGTATATATGCAAAGGTTTGAGAGTGTAATGGAAGAAGGTTAGCTAAACGTACCTTCCACAATTAGCTCAATTGTATTAAAGTTTCTGCTGTCTCTGCCCTCAGCTGTCTCACAGTAGTACATGCCGGCATCCTCCATTTTGACCTCATTAAGTGTGATTGTCATATCTTTTTCAAGGGGGCCATAAAGCCATTCTAGTCTGTCACCCTCCACCATTTCTCCAGTCTCTGCAGGATTCAACTGCTTCCGTGTGCCGTTCGTCATTCCTTTATCATATCTGTACCAATGGACCGGATCTTTGCTGGATGGTGGGCGATCACAAGGTAAATTCACAGTGGACCCTTCGATTACTTTGAGAATGTAGCTGCTGGacactggagggagagagcaagatgggagacagaaagacagcaCAACAGTAGAAATCATTTCTGGAGCCAACCTCAAAATGCATGCAATGTTTGCTGACCTGTAGAGTTTGCTAAACTGCAACAAAAGAATTGCCCCATATTTCACCAGTTTTTAAGTATCACAATCTATGAATACACTGAAGTTCTGGGGCTGTATGTTTAAATCGACTGAATGCCTTATTCATTGTGATGTAAACCCTCTTGTCATGACTTGCCCTTTAAGGTGAGGATCATAGGCGCcagattgccccccccccctctctctctctctcttcatcaaaACGCCGTTATCCAAAAGTGGGGAATGAAAATATATTTCTGTAATCCAAAGAGTTGGAATGGTATTTAAAGAGCAATTATGTCAGATCAGTTGTGTTTTGGGATCTGATAAAGGACAGTATAACAACCTAACTGTATCTTTGAATGTATATATTTCCCAGTTGTCAGAGTCACACCCAAATGTTGGGAGAACTTatatgtttaaatatgaaactatttgtgagaagatgtaatgtgatgttagccTTGTTATTCATATGAAGTCCAGTCAGTGACCACACCCACGTGAGCACGGACATTACGACAAAATGAGGAACGCCCCTTTTTCCCAGAGTGCTTAAATAGGACTCGTGACAAAATGTACGTAAGGCCGGCGAGACTGACAGCATGAGCTGAAAGGTACGGAATGGCTAGAAACTCTGAAACGTTCATCAGAGAAGAAGAAAATCTCTACAGATCCAGACATCACGAGAACCACACAAATGGTTAGACTCTATAGACCAGGTATGTGCAGCGCCAGCAGAATACATAACAAATGGTTCAGAAATCTACAAAACTAAAGACTACACATTCACAGTCTGCTGCTGCATGTGTAAAAACAGTCTAGGGAACTCGACCGAAGACAAGAGACAAAGAACAATTTCCTCTCACCACCCTGTTCTAAGAAACCGAGCAGCTGGACAAGCTACGACTGCAAAGGACATGGTGACCTCTGGTGAACAACCAGAGACTTTCTGTCGACTGACTCTCCAGAAAATGGACCGGCAAtttcaacagagagacaacaaaggCATACAATTGTAAATATGTACATTGCAATTATTTTCTAATGAAcggccgttcatgtgcaaagtattaGCATTTCCATGAGC
This sequence is a window from Oncorhynchus gorbuscha isolate QuinsamMale2020 ecotype Even-year linkage group LG17, OgorEven_v1.0, whole genome shotgun sequence. Protein-coding genes within it:
- the LOC124001134 gene encoding plasma protease C1 inhibitor-like — protein: MGISVLSCVSLLLVFELFSSSVGFLQSVPGSTLVFPCLPGQNQKSFAGAKITWKYNDSLVPDYPESSKQLKASKDGFYLEISPVSVANEGEYECVIKQNDMEWQKVHIVQVDVSSSYILKVIEGSTVNLPCDRPPSSKDPVHWYRYDKGMTNGTRKQLNPAETGEMVEGDRLEWLYGPLEKDMTITLNEVKMEDAGMYYCETAEGRDSRNFNTIELIVEAAPTVLPYSCVGFMTPWESCQDETSRSWEAMLGESLNEFSMKLYAHLSQSQPMKNLLFSPISISGVLTHLLLGARGKTRRDMETALCLSHDFFCVHSEMKKLKLKLQDTLKMASQIYYNPNMKLSESFTNQSMQFYDADPVKLTNSSEVNVEMINSWVAKQTNNKIKELVDSVPAHTELLLLNAVYFNGQWKMKFDAKSKMFPFVKLNGDTVKVPVLYSAKYKLAVQYVPAVKAQVAMFPLSGASSLFILLPPTTKLTDLQLVEGKMTDRAVSQMVEQMNQVSPQATEVTLPKIKLDIRTEMNTLLRKIGLSELFDSTNLCGLYPDNELLLTEARHRAFLSLTEEGVEAGAATSLSFSRSFSSFSALRPFLMILWSDQAKAPLFVGRVTEP